The following are encoded together in the Lathyrus oleraceus cultivar Zhongwan6 chromosome 3, CAAS_Psat_ZW6_1.0, whole genome shotgun sequence genome:
- the LOC127126631 gene encoding probable glycosyltransferase At5g03795 encodes MFPPSSLYHYSHNHDTSSFKSFWFFIPTTLALLTSLFIIFYVYYTSIIFTIHHQHHNLQPTLHFKSLSPTLLNNDSEFIKSNTFKLDDHGLQSQRGLSPQPSSKESNLHEHAIAYSLQKSEENNNVFHEREIFLEDYKEMNRSFKIYVYPHNKDDPFANVLLPMKTEPSGNYASESYFKKALMKSHLITKDPTEGDLFFMPFSIASLRHDRRVGVGGIKDFIRDYVRNINQKYPYWNRTGGADHFYVACHSIGRTAMDKAVDVKFNAIQVVCSSSYFLSGYITHKDACLPQIWPRNDNNNPSNLVSSIRKKLAFFAGAVNSPLRRIVVETWKNDSEIFVHHGRLKTPYADELLGSKFCLHVKGYEVNTARIGDSLYYGCVPVIVADYYDLPFVDVLNWKSFSVVVTTLDVPFLKKILKGVVSSGEYLMLHRNVLKVREHFQWHSPPLDFDVFYMVMYELWLRRSSIPLLLEDS; translated from the exons ATGTTTCCTCCTTCTTCTCTCTACCACTACTCACATAATCATGATACATCTTCATTCAAGAGTTTTTGGTTCTTCATTCCAACTACCTTAGCTCTATTAACCTCACTTTTCATTATTTTCTATGTTTACTATACTTCAATcatcttcaccattcatcatcaACACCACAACCTCCAACCTACTCTTCACTTCAAATCATTATCTCCAACCTTACTCAACAATGATTCTGAGTTCATCAAGTCTAACACTTTCAAATTGGATGATCATGGACTACAAAGTCAACGTGGTTTATCACCACAACCCAGCTCAAAGG AATCAAATCTACACGAGCATGCTATTGCTTATAGTTTACAAAAATCTGAGGAAAACAACAATGTGTTCCATGAGAGAGAGATATTTCTGGAAGACTATAAGGAAATGAATAGAAGCTTTAAGATATATGTTTATCCACACAACAAAGATGATCCTTTTGCAAATGTGCTTTTGCCTATGAAAACCGAACCTAGTGGAAACTATGCCAGTGAAAGTTACTTCAAAAAAGCACTTATGAAAAGCCATCTCATCACAAAAGATCCAACAGAAGGTGATCTTTTCTTCATGCCATTTTCCATAGCAAGCTTACGTCATGATCGTCGAGTCGGCGTGGGAGGTATCAAAGATTTCATCAGAGACTATGTTCGGAATATCAATCAGAAGTATCCGTATTGGAATCGCACCGGCGGCGCGGATCACTTTTACGTGGCATGTCATTCAATTGGAAGGACTGCCATGGATAAAGCAGTAGACGTGAAATTCAATGCCATTCAAGTTGTTTGCTCGTCAAGTTATTTCTTATCAGGTTATATCACTCATAAGGATGCATGCTTACCGCAAATTTGGCCAAGAAATGATAACAATAACCCCTCCAACCTTGTTTCATCCATTAGGAAAAAACTAGCTTTCTTTGCTGGAGCAGTGAATTCTCCATTACGGAGAATTGTTGTTGAGACATGGAAAAATGATTCGGAAATCTTTGTTCATCACGGAAGATTGAAAACACCATACGCAGATGAGTTATTAGGGAGCAAGTTTTGTCTTCACGTTAAAGGCTATGAAGTGAACACGGCACGTATAGGAGATTCTTTGTACTATGGCTGTGTTCCGGTGATCGTTGCCGATTATTATGATCTTCCATTTGTAGATGTTTTGAACTGGAAGAGCTTTTCTGTTGTTGTGACTACGTTAGACGTGCCTTTTTTGAAGAAGATTCTGAAAGGTGTGGTTAGTTCTGGTGAGTATTTGATGCTACATAGGAATGTGTTGAAGGTTAGAGAACACTTTCAATGGCATTCACCTCCACTTGATTTTGATGTGTTCTACATGGTTATGTATGAATTATGGCTTAGACGAAGTTCTATACCGCTTTTGTTGGAGGATTCTTAG